From Elusimicrobiaceae bacterium, a single genomic window includes:
- a CDS encoding sulfide/dihydroorotate dehydrogenase-like FAD/NAD-binding protein gives MQENEILVKEQLNEVVMKFVIYKPLIAASAQAGQFVILRGREGGERVPVTLVDWDPKQGTITVIIQSIGKSTFMFNSLQKGDRFLNILGPLGTPVEMKKYGAVAVIGGGVGIAEVYPIAKALKAAGNKVISILGARTKSLLILEEEMKAASDQIICCTDDGSYGQKGMVTDALRACVQGGENIQAGFVIGPIPMMKFTSKLMVELGVEPYASLNPIMLDGTGMCGGCRVTVEGKVRFACVEGPMFPARTIDFDELIRRTGEYKDREKLAVENFEKDHQCKLGLH, from the coding sequence ATGCAAGAGAACGAAATTTTAGTTAAAGAACAACTCAATGAAGTGGTGATGAAATTTGTTATTTATAAGCCGCTGATTGCCGCATCCGCTCAGGCGGGACAATTTGTCATTTTGCGCGGCCGAGAAGGGGGGGAACGGGTGCCGGTGACTTTGGTGGATTGGGACCCAAAACAGGGTACAATTACGGTCATTATTCAATCTATCGGCAAATCGACATTTATGTTTAATTCACTACAAAAGGGTGACCGTTTCTTGAACATTTTAGGGCCGCTGGGTACGCCGGTAGAAATGAAGAAATACGGCGCGGTGGCGGTCATTGGCGGCGGAGTAGGCATTGCCGAAGTATATCCGATTGCCAAAGCACTCAAAGCGGCCGGCAATAAAGTAATTTCTATCTTGGGGGCGCGCACCAAAAGTTTGCTAATTTTGGAAGAAGAAATGAAAGCGGCTTCTGACCAAATTATTTGTTGTACCGATGATGGCAGCTATGGTCAAAAAGGGATGGTAACCGATGCCTTGCGTGCTTGTGTGCAAGGTGGGGAAAACATTCAAGCCGGTTTTGTCATTGGACCGATTCCGATGATGAAATTTACTTCTAAACTCATGGTGGAATTGGGCGTGGAGCCCTATGCTAGTTTGAACCCTATTATGCTGGACGGTACTGGGATGTGCGGCGGGTGCCGCGTCACGGTAGAGGGAAAAGTGCGTTTTGCGTGTGTGGAAGGGCCGATGTTTCCGGCCCGCACGATTGATTTTGATGAACTAATTCGTCGTACCGGCGAATATAAAGATCGTGAAAAATTAGCGGTAGAAAATTTTGAAAAAGATCATCAATGTAAATTGGGATTGCACTAA
- the purB gene encoding adenylosuccinate lyase, which yields MNNDDVLSPLDGRYQKQVEALAQVCGARAFAAARVRAEVAWLLTLNELHLFAPLPKAALTLLDKLPHLTEKDLQTLDAIEKVGSARRPATRHDVKAVEYFVADQLAAHRLQTYTSWVHFALTSEDINSAAYAQLLSDAVGVILPQLEMLRKNLAVLARKYAGAILLARTHGQPAVPTTFGRELRVFENRLARQLAQLKAQQISCKFGGAVGAYNAHVAAFPSVNWTGAAKSWVKKLNQGRKTKISLSPISTQIDPRDSYAELFDTLRRIHIILLGLSRDMWQYISSGLVKQKAVSTEVGSSTMPQKINPIDFENAEGNLGLANALLTFFSEKLPLSRLQRDLSDSTVLRNIAVAFGHGVVAYQGLLKGLAKITFDTAAAREELAAHPEVLAEAYQILLRAAGVPNAYEQVKDLIRGHSVTQEDLEQFVQKLQVPKTTKQKLLALTAGQYIGLAQKQARGEYD from the coding sequence ATGAATAACGATGACGTGTTGAGCCCGTTGGACGGGCGTTATCAAAAGCAAGTGGAAGCGTTGGCGCAAGTGTGCGGGGCACGTGCGTTTGCCGCCGCGCGGGTGCGTGCGGAGGTGGCGTGGCTGCTGACTCTAAATGAATTACATCTTTTTGCTCCGCTCCCAAAAGCGGCCTTGACGCTACTGGATAAATTGCCGCATTTAACGGAGAAAGATTTACAAACATTAGACGCTATTGAAAAAGTCGGTTCTGCTCGTCGGCCGGCCACACGTCATGACGTGAAAGCAGTAGAGTATTTTGTGGCAGATCAGCTGGCCGCACATCGTTTGCAAACTTATACATCGTGGGTACATTTTGCCCTGACTAGCGAAGATATTAACAGTGCGGCTTATGCTCAGTTGTTGTCAGATGCTGTGGGTGTGATATTGCCTCAACTGGAAATGTTACGTAAAAATTTAGCCGTACTGGCGCGCAAATATGCCGGAGCGATTTTGCTGGCGCGTACGCACGGTCAGCCTGCAGTTCCCACTACTTTCGGACGGGAATTGAGAGTCTTTGAAAATCGTTTGGCGCGGCAACTTGCGCAATTAAAAGCTCAGCAAATTTCTTGCAAATTTGGCGGTGCCGTGGGAGCGTACAATGCTCACGTGGCGGCATTTCCGTCGGTGAATTGGACAGGTGCGGCTAAATCTTGGGTCAAGAAATTAAACCAAGGGCGCAAGACTAAGATTTCTCTCTCGCCCATTTCCACGCAGATTGATCCGCGTGATAGCTATGCGGAATTGTTTGATACCTTACGGCGCATTCATATTATTTTGCTAGGGCTGAGCCGTGATATGTGGCAGTATATTTCCAGTGGACTGGTGAAGCAAAAAGCGGTATCTACGGAAGTGGGTTCCTCGACAATGCCACAAAAAATTAATCCTATTGATTTTGAAAATGCCGAGGGGAATTTGGGGTTGGCTAATGCCCTGCTTACTTTTTTTAGTGAGAAATTGCCTCTTTCTCGTTTGCAGCGGGATTTGTCAGATTCCACGGTGCTACGCAATATAGCGGTAGCGTTTGGGCATGGAGTAGTGGCTTATCAAGGTTTACTCAAAGGCCTTGCTAAAATTACTTTTGATACGGCGGCGGCACGTGAGGAGTTAGCGGCGCACCCCGAGGTATTGGCGGAGGCCTATCAAATTTTACTACGGGCGGCCGGTGTGCCAAATGCCTATGAGCAGGTAAAAGATTTAATACGCGGCCACTCGGTTACACAAGAAGATTTGGAGCAGTTTGTGCAAAAGTTACAGGTACCTAAAACTACAAAACAAAAATTGCTTGCTTTAACGGCCGGGCAGTACATCGGCCTTGCCCAAAAACAAGCGCGAGGTGAATATGATTGA
- a CDS encoding adenylosuccinate synthetase, translating into MIDIVCGGQAGDEGKGKISAYLSYKGDYDYCVRVGGPNAGHTVVMDGKSYTLKNIPSGFLNPHTKLVLGAGAYTKTEWLLKEVELTGTRDRLIIDPHAVLITDEQTAAEQGAGHFMKHIGSVGTGLGQAVKDRIERRDVKFAKDEPLLKEFIQDVPELLNGALDKGQHILLEGTQGIKLSLLHGEYPFVTSRDTTASTFLGEAGLGPKSVRDVYVVFKPYVTRVGPGPVEKEMTDEKDLEIYHTKGHEIGSVSKRLRRVGEFEKASAARAIMINNATKIAITHIDMFEGNDHIKSYADFTPQAQEFLESLKALSKEVYPHPKIALISTGPDMEDTLVL; encoded by the coding sequence ATGATTGATATTGTATGCGGTGGTCAAGCCGGAGATGAAGGAAAAGGTAAAATTTCGGCCTATTTGTCTTATAAAGGCGATTATGATTATTGTGTGCGGGTGGGCGGTCCTAATGCCGGTCACACCGTGGTAATGGACGGTAAATCATATACGTTGAAAAACATTCCGTCCGGATTTTTAAATCCACATACCAAATTGGTATTGGGCGCCGGGGCGTACACCAAAACGGAATGGTTACTTAAAGAAGTAGAACTAACAGGCACGCGTGACCGCCTTATTATTGACCCGCATGCGGTGCTGATTACCGATGAACAAACGGCCGCAGAGCAAGGTGCGGGACACTTTATGAAACATATCGGCAGTGTGGGCACGGGCCTTGGCCAAGCGGTGAAAGACCGCATTGAACGGCGCGACGTGAAATTTGCCAAAGATGAGCCGTTACTCAAAGAATTTATCCAAGACGTACCGGAATTGTTGAACGGTGCTTTAGATAAAGGACAACATATTTTGTTAGAAGGAACGCAGGGAATCAAATTGTCTTTACTGCACGGTGAATATCCGTTTGTGACTTCACGCGATACCACGGCTTCTACCTTTTTGGGGGAAGCAGGTTTAGGACCTAAGAGCGTGCGCGATGTGTATGTGGTGTTTAAGCCGTATGTTACGCGCGTCGGGCCGGGACCGGTGGAGAAAGAAATGACCGATGAAAAAGACTTGGAAATTTATCATACCAAGGGGCATGAAATCGGCAGTGTGAGCAAACGCTTACGCCGTGTGGGTGAGTTTGAAAAAGCTTCGGCGGCGCGTGCGATTATGATTAACAATGCAACTAAAATTGCCATTACGCATATTGATATGTTTGAAGGAAATGACCATATTAAAAGTTATGCGGATTTCACGCCTCAAGCCCAGGAATTTTTGGAAAGCCTTAAAGCCCTTT